From the Rhodanobacter soli genome, one window contains:
- a CDS encoding DUF2069 domain-containing protein produces the protein MTTAARAPILPVYRVGLVAWALLVVLQLAWHAWLVPPQSMPLTLLLAITVIPLLLPLLAIRNVRRALLWVGILSLFYFCHGVSEAWGSAGERWLAIAEIVLTVLLIAALGAGVKRRTDQTGAPPSR, from the coding sequence GTGACTACCGCCGCGCGCGCACCCATCCTTCCCGTTTATCGCGTCGGCCTGGTCGCCTGGGCCTTGCTCGTCGTGCTGCAACTCGCCTGGCATGCCTGGCTGGTGCCGCCGCAGAGCATGCCGCTGACCCTGCTGCTGGCGATCACCGTCATCCCGCTGCTGCTGCCCCTGCTCGCCATCCGCAACGTGCGCCGCGCCCTGCTCTGGGTCGGCATCCTCAGCCTGTTCTACTTCTGCCACGGCGTGTCCGAGGCTTGGGGGTCGGCGGGCGAGCGCTGGCTGGCGATCGCGGAGATCGTGCTGACCGTGTTGCTGATCGCGGCGCTGGGCGCCGGGGTGAAGCGGCGCACCGATCAAACGGGCGCACCGCCGTCGCGCTGA
- a CDS encoding Ltp family lipoprotein, whose product MKKLLKWIFIAFVGLVALGMIIEATKSPEQKAAEAAAHDQQITERAEVKKEETVTESLTGPQKNAVRSAKQYLSMAGFSRDGLVQQLSSEAGEGYKVADATFAVDSLNIDWNQEAVKSAKQYLSMQGFSCKGLIQQLSSSAGEKYTVRQATYGAQQAGACN is encoded by the coding sequence ATGAAGAAGCTTTTGAAATGGATTTTTATTGCTTTCGTCGGCCTCGTTGCGCTCGGAATGATCATCGAAGCGACCAAATCCCCAGAGCAAAAAGCAGCTGAAGCCGCTGCACACGATCAACAGATCACCGAGCGAGCTGAAGTAAAAAAAGAAGAGACCGTAACAGAAAGTTTGACTGGGCCACAGAAGAACGCCGTTAGGTCTGCGAAGCAGTACCTCAGCATGGCGGGCTTCTCACGGGACGGACTTGTTCAGCAACTCTCATCGGAAGCTGGAGAAGGTTATAAGGTCGCCGATGCTACCTTTGCGGTGGATAGCCTGAATATTGATTGGAACCAAGAGGCGGTGAAATCCGCAAAGCAGTACCTCAGCATGCAGGGTTTCTCGTGTAAGGGTCTCATTCAGCAGCTTTCATCGAGTGCCGGAGAAAAGTACACCGTGAGGCAGGCAACCTACGGGGCGCAGCAAGCAGGTGCTTGCAACTAG
- a CDS encoding Shedu immune nuclease family protein encodes MRLEPDELQKIRDEFTKLLDESHPEQVYQRFMEEHTVLIPREFVQNHGIHFDMVFRKISLARDYAPDFFYLSKSSADWNLVLIEIEKPHSRYFKEHANDLHPEFLTGLDQIARWRAWFDNPANIAGFIDGTIAPVRVPEAMKRNKCHIKYVLVHGRRAEFEGSELRRSLIRAREADDFHIVSFDSLAEALHTKSPLYLCLRKNEHVEIVSDKFIDESVFAWMDPSQLKIVDELRNDILRNRGSWYHRSLKDGMMLDHALPKVGRCVV; translated from the coding sequence GTGCGACTTGAACCAGATGAGCTGCAAAAGATCCGAGATGAATTCACCAAGCTTCTGGATGAGTCGCACCCTGAACAGGTGTATCAGCGGTTCATGGAAGAACATACAGTGCTCATACCACGAGAGTTTGTACAGAATCACGGTATCCACTTTGATATGGTTTTCCGAAAGATCTCTCTCGCGAGGGACTATGCACCCGACTTCTTCTATCTTTCGAAAAGCTCGGCTGACTGGAACTTGGTTCTCATAGAAATTGAAAAGCCGCACTCTCGCTATTTTAAGGAACACGCCAACGATCTTCATCCAGAATTTCTGACGGGACTTGATCAAATTGCTCGGTGGCGAGCATGGTTCGACAATCCTGCAAATATTGCTGGCTTCATCGATGGCACGATCGCACCCGTTCGTGTACCGGAGGCTATGAAGCGGAACAAGTGTCATATCAAATATGTTCTTGTACACGGCCGGCGTGCGGAATTCGAAGGTAGTGAATTACGGCGTAGCCTCATCCGAGCTCGCGAGGCCGACGATTTTCACATCGTCTCATTTGACAGCCTGGCGGAAGCCTTGCATACGAAGAGTCCTCTGTACTTGTGCTTACGCAAGAACGAGCATGTCGAAATTGTCTCGGACAAATTCATTGATGAGTCGGTGTTTGCGTGGATGGACCCCAGTCAACTAAAGATTGTCGACGAGCTTAGAAACGACATACTTCGCAATAGGGGCAGTTGGTATCACCGGAGTCTCAAGGACGGGATGATGCTCGATCATGCTCTCCCGAAGGTGGGGCGCTGCGTTGTCTAA
- a CDS encoding acyl-CoA thioesterase, producing MRFSEAMQTVTRHGDGWQATVSEDWLQGRSAFGGLQAALALRAMRELVPADMPLRTLQVTFIAPVPAGSVAIRARLLRAGRSAIQVEASLCDGEQTLCRLLGVFGNARPSALDFQPEQPPVVAVTPQELRYVEGRMPAFTQHFRASWLRGDLPFSGGRQRDNVLRLSLRDDGPPDETHVLAFADFIPPIALSMFATPTPGSSLTWMLELLCDRYDDLGLDDWRVDANLIAARDGYTNQSVMLWGPRGEAVALSRQSMVVFG from the coding sequence ATGCGATTTTCCGAAGCGATGCAGACGGTCACGCGCCATGGCGACGGCTGGCAGGCCACCGTCAGCGAGGACTGGCTGCAGGGGCGCAGCGCCTTCGGCGGCCTGCAGGCGGCACTGGCGTTGCGCGCCATGCGCGAGCTGGTGCCGGCGGACATGCCGCTGCGCACCCTGCAGGTGACTTTCATCGCGCCGGTGCCGGCCGGCAGCGTGGCCATCCGCGCGCGGCTGCTGCGCGCGGGGCGCAGCGCCATCCAGGTCGAGGCCAGCCTGTGCGACGGCGAGCAGACGCTGTGCCGGCTGCTCGGCGTATTCGGCAACGCACGCCCCTCGGCGCTGGACTTCCAGCCCGAACAACCGCCCGTCGTGGCGGTGACGCCGCAGGAACTGCGCTACGTCGAAGGCCGCATGCCCGCCTTCACCCAGCACTTCCGCGCCAGCTGGCTGCGCGGCGACCTGCCATTCAGCGGCGGCCGCCAGCGCGACAACGTGCTGCGACTTTCCCTGCGCGACGACGGCCCGCCCGACGAAACCCACGTACTCGCCTTCGCCGACTTCATCCCGCCGATCGCGCTGTCGATGTTCGCCACGCCCACCCCCGGCAGCTCGCTCACCTGGATGCTCGAACTGCTGTGCGACCGCTACGACGACCTCGGCCTGGACGACTGGCGCGTCGACGCCAACCTCATCGCCGCCCGCGACGGCTACACCAACCAGAGCGTGATGCTGTGGGGCCCACGTGGGGAGGCGGTGGCGTTGAGTCGGCAGAGTATGGTGGTGTTCGGGTGA
- a CDS encoding acyl-CoA dehydrogenase family protein, with product MAFLQDPPQLPHPYRSDRALLALLDRALPAERRAALDADLDALGDYAQMAWQRACTTTRRKPVLTQWDAWGQRVDRIELTPAWQEGAALTTRHAVLAAGHGDSAYGRLEEFARVYLYHLASEFYTCPLAMTDGAATAIKASGNRELIERVLPHFLSRDPATFWLSGQWMTETAGGSDVGHTETVARQDAAGQWRLYGRKWFSSAVVGEAALALARPDGAAAAGTAALALFYVETMDGARRKSELVIDRLKDKLGTQELPTAEIHLDGLPAWPLGELANGVRQVAPMLNVTRTWNAVCAVASMARAISLARDFAERRRAFGRPLIEQPLHAQTLADMQAEFEGAFALAFEIAQLLGRVEHGAAQPHEAALLRLLTPLAKLWTGKLAVQMCSEALECFGGAGYIEDTGLPQLLRDAQVYAIWEGTTNVLSLDSLRALAGDSLGALRTACAGWLEGNDDMHAASAIRQTLDAAARWLDQHAAARDTLEAGARGLAFTLARCAAAALLARQATWSDRHGDRRPAAALQRFVSRGLDRLVSPDAGNTALLLG from the coding sequence ATGGCCTTCCTGCAGGATCCGCCGCAACTGCCGCACCCGTATCGCAGCGACCGTGCGCTGCTGGCCCTGCTCGATCGTGCGCTGCCGGCGGAGCGCCGCGCGGCGCTGGATGCCGACCTCGATGCGCTGGGCGACTACGCGCAGATGGCGTGGCAGCGCGCATGCACCACGACGCGGCGCAAGCCGGTGCTGACGCAGTGGGACGCCTGGGGTCAGCGTGTGGACCGCATCGAGTTGACGCCGGCGTGGCAGGAAGGCGCGGCGCTGACGACGCGGCATGCCGTGCTGGCCGCCGGCCACGGCGACAGCGCATACGGGCGGCTGGAGGAATTCGCCCGCGTCTACCTGTACCACCTCGCCAGCGAGTTCTACACCTGCCCGCTGGCGATGACCGACGGCGCCGCCACCGCGATCAAGGCCTCCGGCAACCGCGAGCTGATCGAGCGCGTGCTGCCGCATTTCCTCAGCCGCGATCCAGCCACCTTCTGGCTCAGCGGCCAGTGGATGACCGAGACCGCCGGCGGCTCCGATGTCGGCCACACCGAAACCGTCGCGCGGCAGGATGCCGCCGGGCAATGGCGCCTGTACGGGCGCAAGTGGTTCAGCTCGGCGGTGGTCGGCGAGGCGGCGCTGGCGCTGGCGCGGCCCGACGGCGCGGCGGCCGCGGGCACCGCGGCGCTGGCGTTGTTCTACGTCGAGACGATGGATGGCGCGCGACGCAAGAGCGAACTGGTGATCGACCGCCTGAAGGACAAGCTCGGCACGCAGGAATTGCCCACCGCGGAAATCCATCTCGACGGCCTGCCCGCGTGGCCGCTGGGCGAGCTTGCCAACGGCGTGCGCCAGGTGGCGCCGATGCTCAACGTCACGCGCACGTGGAACGCGGTCTGTGCGGTCGCCAGCATGGCTCGTGCGATCAGTCTGGCGCGCGACTTCGCCGAGCGCCGGCGCGCGTTTGGCCGTCCATTGATCGAGCAGCCGCTGCACGCGCAGACGCTGGCCGACATGCAGGCCGAGTTCGAGGGCGCGTTCGCGCTAGCGTTCGAGATCGCGCAACTGCTGGGCCGGGTCGAGCACGGCGCAGCGCAGCCGCACGAGGCCGCGCTGCTGCGCCTGCTCACGCCGCTGGCCAAGCTGTGGACCGGCAAGCTGGCGGTGCAGATGTGCTCGGAGGCGCTGGAATGCTTCGGCGGCGCCGGCTACATCGAGGACACCGGCCTGCCGCAGCTGCTGCGCGACGCGCAGGTGTATGCGATCTGGGAAGGCACCACCAACGTGCTGTCGCTGGACAGCCTGCGCGCGCTGGCCGGCGACAGCCTCGGCGCGTTGCGCACGGCCTGCGCGGGCTGGCTGGAGGGCAACGACGACATGCACGCGGCCAGCGCGATCCGGCAGACGCTGGACGCCGCGGCGCGCTGGCTCGACCAGCATGCGGCCGCGCGCGACACGCTGGAGGCCGGCGCGCGCGGCCTCGCCTTCACCCTCGCGCGCTGCGCCGCCGCGGCGCTGCTGGCGCGCCAGGCCACCTGGTCGGATCGCCACGGCGACCGACGCCCGGCCGCGGCATTGCAACGTTTCGTCAGCCGTGGCCTGGATCGACTGGTGTCGCCGGATGCCGGCAACACCGCGCTGCTGCTGGGGTAA
- a CDS encoding asparaginase domain-containing protein, with the protein MQHLTIVTTGGTIDKIYFDDKSDYKIGAPQIGEILDQLGVAFQFDVIPILRKDSLHMGAEDRALVRSTIEAQPHRHVLITHGTDTMVETARELADIKGKVIVLTGALNPARFQGSDAVFNIGCAVAAVQTLPDGVYITMNGRVWDPAKVRKNRDANRFEEVAG; encoded by the coding sequence ATGCAGCACCTGACCATCGTCACCACCGGCGGCACCATCGACAAGATCTACTTCGACGACAAGTCGGACTACAAGATCGGCGCGCCCCAGATCGGCGAGATCCTCGACCAGCTCGGCGTGGCGTTCCAGTTCGACGTGATCCCGATCCTGCGCAAGGACAGCCTGCACATGGGCGCCGAAGACCGCGCGCTGGTGCGCTCGACGATCGAGGCGCAGCCGCACCGCCACGTGCTGATCACCCACGGCACCGACACCATGGTCGAGACCGCGCGCGAACTGGCCGACATCAAGGGCAAGGTGATCGTGCTGACCGGCGCGCTGAACCCGGCGCGCTTCCAGGGTTCCGACGCGGTGTTCAACATCGGCTGCGCGGTGGCCGCGGTGCAGACCCTGCCCGACGGCGTCTACATCACCATGAACGGCCGCGTGTGGGACCCGGCCAAGGTGCGCAAGAACCGCGACGCCAACCGTTTCGAGGAAGTCGCCGGCTGA
- a CDS encoding M4 family metallopeptidase produces MPNHYRLKLLVAAIGMATASVATAANTKTLHAQDLGAVPASSLAAHLNLGQNMSLVPRSSVAIPGGRKVVRQQQMFRGVPVYGRSIAVVQDANGNALRATGELMQDAQLGLASVAPKLSAARAIAALQSHAHTTLIGGAAISNQMTDLFVYPQDSGTARLVYRVSYFVGGANPSRPTAIVDANTGEVIRSWNGLTDASATGPGGNTKTGKYLYGTDYAALDVTQSGSTCTLVNTNVKTYNLNHGTSGGSVVSFTCPNSDTDAINGAYSPVNDAHHFGGVVHDMYTAYTGAPPLSIQLVMKVHYKSNYENAFWDGSAMYFGDGASTFYPLVSLDVTSHEISHGYTEQNSGLEYSGQSGGMNEAYSDIAGEAAEFYDRGAADFLVGRDIVKTSAGIGDALRYMCNPPQDGGSIDNAANYTSSMDVHYTSGVYNKAFCLLAKTAGWDVKKAFQAFALANKSYWTTTATFNSGACGVQSAATDLGYNANDVIAAFTGVGVSCSGGGGGGTTTELQNNVGVTGVAAASGGDNDYFITVPTGASNLVMSISGGTGDADLYTKFGSAPTTSSYDCRPYKTGNSESCTVAAPSAGKYYLKVHGYSAYSGVTVKASYSTGGGGTGGLQDGVPVTGLAGSTGQELSYTVTVPTGSNLSIAISGGTGDADLYVKKGSAPTTSSYDCRPYRTGNAETCSFSAASGTYYIKVRGYTSFSGVSLVANW; encoded by the coding sequence ATGCCCAATCATTACCGTCTGAAATTGCTGGTTGCCGCGATCGGCATGGCCACCGCGTCCGTGGCCACCGCCGCCAACACGAAGACCTTGCATGCACAGGATCTCGGTGCGGTGCCGGCCAGTTCGCTGGCCGCCCACCTGAACCTTGGCCAGAACATGTCGCTGGTGCCGCGCAGTTCGGTGGCCATCCCCGGCGGGCGCAAGGTCGTGCGCCAGCAGCAGATGTTCCGCGGCGTGCCGGTTTACGGCCGCAGCATTGCCGTGGTGCAGGATGCCAATGGCAATGCGCTGCGTGCCACGGGCGAACTGATGCAGGACGCCCAGCTCGGCCTGGCCTCGGTCGCGCCGAAGCTGTCCGCCGCCCGCGCCATCGCGGCGCTGCAGTCGCACGCGCACACCACCCTGATCGGTGGCGCCGCCATCAGCAACCAGATGACCGACCTGTTCGTGTATCCGCAGGACAGCGGCACGGCACGCCTGGTCTACCGCGTGTCCTACTTCGTCGGCGGCGCGAATCCGTCGCGCCCGACCGCGATCGTCGACGCCAACACCGGCGAGGTGATCCGCAGCTGGAACGGCCTGACCGATGCTTCCGCCACCGGCCCCGGCGGCAACACCAAGACCGGCAAGTACCTCTACGGCACCGACTACGCCGCGCTCGACGTGACCCAGTCCGGCAGCACCTGCACGCTGGTCAACACCAACGTCAAGACCTACAACCTCAACCACGGCACCAGCGGCGGTTCGGTGGTCAGCTTCACCTGCCCGAACAGCGACACCGACGCGATCAACGGCGCCTACTCGCCGGTCAACGACGCGCACCATTTCGGCGGCGTCGTGCATGACATGTACACCGCCTACACCGGTGCGCCGCCGCTGAGCATCCAGCTGGTGATGAAGGTGCACTACAAGTCGAACTACGAGAACGCGTTCTGGGACGGCAGCGCGATGTACTTCGGCGACGGCGCCAGCACGTTCTACCCGCTGGTGTCGCTGGACGTGACCAGCCACGAGATCAGCCACGGCTACACCGAGCAGAACTCGGGCCTGGAGTACAGCGGCCAGTCCGGCGGCATGAACGAGGCGTACTCGGACATCGCCGGCGAAGCGGCCGAGTTCTACGATCGCGGTGCGGCGGATTTCCTGGTCGGGCGCGATATCGTCAAGACCAGCGCCGGCATCGGTGATGCGCTGCGCTACATGTGCAACCCGCCGCAGGACGGCGGCTCGATCGACAACGCGGCCAACTACACCTCCAGCATGGACGTGCACTACACCAGCGGCGTGTACAACAAGGCGTTCTGCCTGCTGGCCAAGACCGCGGGTTGGGACGTGAAGAAGGCGTTCCAGGCCTTCGCGCTCGCCAACAAGTCGTACTGGACGACCACCGCCACCTTCAACTCCGGCGCCTGCGGCGTGCAGTCGGCGGCGACCGACCTGGGCTACAACGCGAACGACGTGATCGCCGCCTTCACCGGCGTGGGCGTGAGCTGCTCGGGCGGCGGTGGCGGCGGTACCACCACCGAGCTGCAGAACAACGTGGGCGTCACCGGCGTGGCCGCGGCGTCGGGCGGCGACAACGACTACTTCATCACCGTGCCGACCGGCGCCAGCAACCTGGTGATGTCGATCTCCGGCGGCACCGGCGATGCCGACCTGTACACCAAGTTCGGCAGCGCGCCAACCACCAGCAGCTACGACTGCCGCCCGTACAAGACCGGCAACTCGGAAAGCTGCACCGTGGCCGCGCCGAGTGCGGGCAAGTACTACCTCAAGGTGCACGGCTACTCGGCGTACTCCGGCGTCACCGTCAAGGCGTCCTACAGCACCGGTGGCGGCGGTACCGGCGGCCTGCAGGATGGCGTGCCGGTGACCGGCCTGGCCGGTTCGACGGGCCAGGAGCTGAGCTACACGGTGACGGTGCCGACGGGCAGCAACCTGTCCATCGCGATCTCCGGCGGCACGGGCGATGCGGACCTGTACGTGAAGAAGGGCTCCGCCCCGACCACCAGCAGCTACGACTGCCGCCCGTACCGGACCGGCAATGCGGAAACCTGCTCATTCAGTGCGGCCTCGGGTACCTATTACATCAAGGTACGCGGCTACACGTCCTTCTCGGGCGTGTCGCTGGTGGCCAACTGGTAA
- the sufT gene encoding putative Fe-S cluster assembly protein SufT, which produces MSGFSLSSEPFTLVRDCSAVMVPQGDVVTLPAGQIGYITQALGGSFTVYVEGNLFRIAGDDADALGKERPAPIEVPADATDADVEKLAWDQLRTVFDPEIPVNVVELGLVYDLSLEQTESGERKVYVKLTLTAPGCGMGDILVDDARTKLEMIPTVVEADVDLVFDPPWSHSMMSDAAKLETGML; this is translated from the coding sequence ATGAGTGGTTTCAGTCTGAGCAGCGAACCTTTCACCCTGGTGCGTGATTGCAGCGCCGTGATGGTGCCGCAAGGCGACGTGGTGACCCTGCCGGCCGGCCAGATCGGCTACATCACACAGGCGCTGGGCGGCAGCTTCACCGTCTACGTGGAAGGCAACCTGTTCCGCATCGCCGGCGACGACGCCGACGCCCTGGGCAAGGAACGACCGGCGCCGATCGAGGTGCCGGCGGACGCCACCGACGCGGACGTGGAAAAACTGGCGTGGGACCAGTTGCGCACCGTGTTCGATCCGGAGATCCCGGTGAACGTGGTCGAACTGGGGCTGGTCTACGACCTCAGCCTGGAGCAGACCGAATCCGGCGAGCGCAAGGTCTACGTGAAGCTCACCCTGACCGCGCCCGGCTGCGGCATGGGCGACATCCTGGTCGACGACGCACGCACCAAGTTGGAGATGATTCCCACGGTGGTCGAGGCGGATGTGGACCTGGTGTTCGACCCGCCGTGGAGCCATTCGATGATGTCCGACGCGGCGAAGCTCGAAACCGGCATGCTCTGA
- a CDS encoding NAD(P)(+) transhydrogenase (Re/Si-specific) subunit beta, which yields MSWLPTVIKACYFLAALLFILGLKRMSSPRTARGGIVWAGFGMLLAVLATFFLPDMHNRGLIVAAVLIGVAAAWWSGRRVAMTAMPQMVALYNGMGGGAAAAIGAVELIGYARGLGLLQAVPDTSPLRPEAWAVNGLPPALSPTELALGVLGALIGAVSFSGSLIAFAKLQGWLDKRFVFPGQRAVNLLLLAAAVVVGILLATGHVSVPLIALFFALALLFGLMMTLPIGGADMPVVISLYNAFTGLAVAFEGFVLGNEAMIIAGTVVGAAGTLLTQLMAKAMNRSIGNVLFGSFGAGGGEAQAIEGAQKPIDASDAAVMMAYAERVVIVPGYGLAVAQAQHKVWEFAQLLIKRGVKVKFAIHPVAGRMPGHMNVLLAEAGVPYDLIADMDDINPEFPATDVALVIGANDVVNPLAKTDPASPIYGMPILDVGNAKHVIVIKRGKGTGFAGIENALFYADNTRMLYGDGQAAVGELVASLKEIDA from the coding sequence ATGAGCTGGCTGCCCACCGTGATCAAGGCCTGTTATTTCCTCGCCGCGCTGCTGTTCATCCTGGGTCTCAAACGCATGAGCTCGCCGCGCACCGCGCGCGGCGGCATCGTCTGGGCCGGCTTCGGCATGCTGCTGGCGGTGCTGGCCACGTTCTTCCTGCCGGACATGCACAACCGCGGACTGATCGTCGCTGCGGTGCTGATCGGCGTGGCCGCCGCCTGGTGGAGCGGCCGCCGCGTGGCGATGACCGCGATGCCGCAGATGGTGGCGCTGTACAACGGCATGGGCGGCGGTGCGGCGGCGGCGATCGGCGCGGTCGAGCTGATCGGCTACGCACGCGGGCTGGGCCTGCTGCAGGCGGTGCCGGATACCTCGCCGCTGCGGCCGGAGGCCTGGGCGGTGAACGGCTTGCCGCCCGCGCTGTCGCCGACCGAGCTGGCGCTGGGCGTGCTCGGTGCGCTGATCGGCGCGGTGAGTTTCTCCGGCTCGCTGATCGCGTTCGCCAAGCTGCAGGGCTGGCTGGACAAGCGCTTCGTGTTCCCCGGCCAGCGTGCGGTGAACCTGTTGCTGCTGGCGGCGGCGGTGGTCGTGGGCATCCTGCTCGCGACGGGTCACGTCAGCGTGCCGTTGATCGCACTGTTCTTCGCGCTGGCGCTGCTGTTCGGCCTGATGATGACCTTGCCGATCGGCGGCGCCGACATGCCGGTGGTGATCTCGCTGTACAACGCGTTCACCGGCCTGGCGGTGGCGTTCGAGGGCTTCGTGCTGGGCAACGAGGCGATGATCATCGCCGGCACCGTGGTCGGCGCGGCCGGTACGCTGCTGACCCAGCTGATGGCCAAGGCGATGAACCGCTCGATCGGCAACGTGCTGTTCGGCAGTTTCGGCGCCGGCGGCGGCGAGGCGCAGGCGATCGAGGGCGCCCAGAAGCCGATCGACGCCAGCGACGCGGCGGTGATGATGGCGTACGCCGAGCGCGTGGTGATCGTGCCCGGCTACGGCCTGGCGGTGGCGCAGGCGCAGCACAAGGTGTGGGAATTCGCCCAGCTCCTGATCAAGCGCGGGGTGAAAGTGAAGTTCGCGATCCACCCGGTGGCCGGCCGCATGCCCGGGCACATGAACGTGCTGCTGGCCGAGGCCGGCGTGCCGTACGACCTGATCGCCGACATGGACGACATCAACCCGGAATTCCCCGCCACCGACGTGGCGCTGGTGATCGGCGCGAACGACGTGGTCAACCCGCTGGCGAAAACCGATCCGGCGTCGCCGATCTACGGCATGCCGATTCTCGACGTGGGCAACGCGAAACACGTGATCGTGATCAAGCGCGGCAAGGGCACCGGTTTCGCCGGCATCGAGAACGCGCTGTTCTACGCCGACAACACGCGCATGCTGTACGGCGACGGCCAGGCGGCGGTGGGCGAACTGGTGGCGTCGCTGAAGGAGATCGACGCCTGA